The proteins below are encoded in one region of Macrobrachium rosenbergii isolate ZJJX-2024 chromosome 29, ASM4041242v1, whole genome shotgun sequence:
- the LOC136854655 gene encoding uncharacterized protein codes for MVAPHEIGDPVRSLVRVPGSGHVMTMPSSCLDLGKVSIIAASVPVPTTLPPALARPLVQREMNGSDAKNRQGPGASRNGSQCPQLQKTEKRGNASGENVEHPTMKKPRHVVIGRQPQLVIGTPAVVIAAPVQLRFNSGQQIQPQPPAQIGASPGSLNVNEETPTVSQLLQELSSLQAENATLNERLSLFHQLFRDKKRLASVLQRLGVKAHR; via the coding sequence ATGGTGGCCCCTCATGAAATAGGTGACCCGGTCAGATCACTTGTTCGTGTTCCTGGAAGTGGTCATGTCATGACCATGCCTTCTTCATGTCTGGATCTCGGCAAGGTATCCATAATAGCAGCATCTGTTCCCGTTCCCACAACGCTTCCTCCAGCCTTAGCTCGTCCTCTTGTACAGCGGGAAATGAACGGGAGTGATGCCAAGAATAGGCAAGGCCCAGGAGCTTCAAGAAATGGTTCCCAGTGCCCCCAGcttcaaaaaactgaaaaacgagGCAATGCATCTGGAGAAAATGTAGAACACCCAACAATGAAGAAGCCGCGTCATGTGGTGATTGGACGTCAGCCACAATTAGTAATTGGCACACCAGCCGTGGTAATTGCTGCACCTGTGCAGCTGAGGTTTAATTCAGGACAGCAAATCCAGCCCCAACCACCTGCCCAAATCGGTGCTTCTCCAGGATCATTAAATGTTAACGAAGAAACACCTACAGTATCACAGCTTCTTCAGGAACTGTCTTCTCTTCAGGCAGAGAATGCCACCCTCAACGAAAGGCTGTCTCTTTTCCATCAGCTTTTTCGGGACAAGAAAAGACTGGCGTCAGTTCTCCAGCGTCTTGGAGTAAAGGCTCATCGTTAA